ACGCTCAATCGAGCCTATGGGCATTGGGTGCGCACCACACGGCCGTACGTCATCGTCAAAGCCGGGATGACCCTGGATGGACAGATTGCGACGGCCGGCGGCGAGTCGAAGTGGATTACGGGACTGCAATCGCGGCGGGAAGTCCATCAACTGCGGAGCGCCGTCGATGGGGTGATCGTGGGCATCGGCACGGTGCTGCACGATGATCCTTCGCTGACTGCGCGCAGGCCGCCCCGGTTGACCGTCCTGGCAGCCACACAACCGTGCCGCATTGTGATCGACAGCCGTCTGCGCATCCCTCGTTCGGCAAAGATCCTTACACAACAGCGTCAGGCAAAGACTATCATCGCGACCACTGACGCCGCGCCAAAGGCTCGCCTGCGGGCGCTGGAGCAATTGGGGATTGAGGTGCTGGTGCTTCCTGGCGAGCGAGGACGCGTCTCGCTGAAACAGTTTCTTGCCCTCCTCGGTCAACGCGGGATGACCTCCGTGATGGTGGAGGGAGGCGGAGAGCTGAATGCCGCGTTCCTCAACGCCAAGCTGGTGAACCATGTGCGCTTGTATGTCGCGCCGACGCTTCTGGGCGGGGCGCAATCCAAGGGCGTCATCGGCGGAGCGAGCCCGCGCCGCCTGGCCGATGCGTGGAAATTGAAACAGGTGCAAACCAGATTGTTGGGAAAGGATGTCGTCGTCGAGGGCGACCTATAATATTCCATGCCCAGGCAATCGAAGCGCGATCCTGTAGGACGGTGGCGGTGCGGCCTGCTCCTGCTCTGTATCCTCTGCCTGGCTGGTGAAGCGGTGCAGGCGGAAGAGCCTGCCCCGCAGGCCACGGATTTGGCCGCCGAGATCTTCTCGTACCTCGATGAGCCGGATGGCGCGAAGGCTGAGGCCACGCTGCAGCGTCTGCTCGCCAATCCGGATGCGACAACCGGCCTGATTACGCGCACCATTCAGACCAGCCGCGTCTATGATCCGCAGCCGGTTGGCATCATGCCGGATGAACAGGTCGTCGTTCGCGAACGGACCTATCATTATGCGTTTTCCGTCCCCCTGACCTATGAGCCGTCGAAGGCCTATGGGCTGGTGGTGTGTCTGCACGGAGCAGGCTTCACCGGAGAGGCCTATCTCGAACGGTGGCAGAGCCGGTTAGGCAACGACTATCTTCTGGTCTGCCCGACCTTCCCCGCCGGGGCCTGGTTCACCCGGCGCGCGGAGGAGCTGGTGCTCACGCTCATGCAACTGGTGCAGGCCAAGTACCACGTCGATCCGGATCGCGTCTTTCTCACCGGCATGTCGAACGGCGGCATCGGCACCTGGCTGATCGGGATGCACCATGCGCCGCGCTTCGCCGGCCTCGCGCCGATGGCGAGCGGGCTTGACGACGTGCTCATGCCGTTTCTCGCCAATCTCCGGACGACGCCGGTGTATATCATTCACGGGGCCAAGGATCAGGTGATGCCGGTCGAATTGAGCCGGACGATCTCGCGCGAGCTGGCGGCGATCGGCTATCCGCATGTGTATCGGGAGCACCAGCGCGAACATCCCATGGCCGGCGGCCATTTCTTCCCCCGAGAAGAATTGCCCGATCTCATCGCGTGGTTCAACGCCCAGCGGAGAAATCCGGTGCCCGCCACGATCACGGTGGTGCGGGAAGCCAGTCACTTTCAATCCTTCGGCTGGGGCAGGATCGACGCGACCGATGCGATCGCCGCATTTTCCGACGATCTGGTCTCCAAGCACGACGAGCTGACGAAGAAAAAGCGCTATGCCAGACTGGACGCCTCAGTGACGGCGCCCAATCGCATCGAAGTCGAAACGGGCCTGGTCCGGCGCTATACGTTGTTCTTGAACGACCAACTCGTCGATTTCTCCAAGCCGGTGACCGTGGTTACCAATAAACAGGTGTCGTTCGAGGGCATGCTCACGCCGGCGGTCGAGACGCTGCTGCGGCAGGCGCGTGCGCGCCACGATGCCCGCCAGCTCTTTCCGGTGCAGCTGGCCATTCAGGTGCCGAAGCCGGCGCCATGATCGACGCGGCCATCATGCGTTCAAGGCGAGGCGCGCCGGACTTCTGCGGCACAAGCCGAAGGAGGCGAACGTTCCCATGATCGCGTCACGCAGCTTTCTCTTGATCTGCACCGTCGGAATCTTCTGCTTCATCAGCTACAACATGGTGCGGATGCCGGTGCTGGCTTTGTTTGCCGAATCGCTGGGGGCCGGCCCGGAGCGCATCGGCTTGATCGTATCGGTTTCGACCTTGACCGGTGTGTTGCTCAAGCTCCCGTCCGGGGCCCTGTCCGATATCTATGGCCGCCGCTTTCTCTTACGGATCGGCGTCGTGGCCTTCGGCCTGCCGCCGTTTTTGTATCCTTTCATCACGGATCTGAATACCCTCACTGCGTTGCGGTTCGTGCATGGATTGGCGACAGCAATTTTCGCCCCCAGCGCGCTGGCGACCGTGGCGGAACTCTATCGCGAGCGGCGCGGGGCCGCGCTCGGCACCTATACGGCCTGCACCCAGTCAGGGGCGCTGCTCGGTCCCTTCATCGGTGGGTATCTCGTCTATGCGGCAGGATTCAATTGGTCGTTTATCACGGCCGGCGTCTTCGGCTGCGTGGCGATCGTGCTGTTTTACAGTCTGCATCTGGATGTGGCGACGCCGCGAGTGCAACAGAAGGGGATGCAGCCGCTTCTGGCCGAGATGTGGAAGGGCTTCGTCGTGGTGGCCAGGAATCGCAAAGTGCTCATCACGAGCTCCACGGACGGCGCGAAGATGATTGCCAATGGCGCGTTGATGGCCTTTCTGCCGCTCTATGGTGTGGCGGCGGGGTTGAATCCCGGCGAGGTGGGGCTCTTGTTCACCGTCCAAGCGGCGACATCGTTCTTCTCAAAGCCAATTATGGGACGGGTGTCAGACCGAATGGGGCGGCAGCCGCTGATCGTGATCGGGCTGCTGATTTGCGCGGCCACGTTCGTCTTGATGCCGCATGTTGCGCTCTTTCCCGTCTTGCTCCTGCTGTCGGCTGGGTTTGGATTCGGTGAAGCCGTGGTCTCCTCGTCTTCGTCGGCGCTGGTGGCGGATAGCTCCGAGTTCAAGACGCTGGGGGCGGGGATGGGCATGCAGGGGACGATTATGGATATCGGCCACGCGAGCGGGCCACTGTTGGCCGGTGTGCTCATCGAGCGCATGAGCTATTCCAGCGCCTTTGCGATCATCGCGGGCATCCAATTGCTGGCGGCAGCGTCGTTCTGGATCACGATGAGGAATAAATAGGCCGATGCTATAATGGCGCGGGAAATGATATGCAGGCTGTGATGGCCCTAATCCTATCGTTATGAGGAACACCTGATGTTCACCGGCATTGTGGAAGAAATGGGCGCGGTTATTTCACTGGAAAAGACGCTGGCCGGGACGAAGATGACCATTCTGGCGTCACTCGTCATGAGCGATCTCAAGATCGGCGACAGTGTGAGTGTGAGCGGGGTCTGTCTGACGGCGATCTCGAAGGGGGAAAACAATTTTACCGTCGAAGTCTCGCCGGAAACGCTCTCGGTCACGACGCTCGGCCAGTTCACCGCCGGGGCCCCGGTGAATCTCGAACGGGCGATGAAGCTCAACGAGCGCATCGGCGGCCATCTGGTGGCGGGGCACGTCGATGGTGTCGGCACGATTCGGAGCCGGCATCAGGAAGGGAACGCGATTTTCTTTACGATCGAAGCCCAACCGGAAGTGCTGCGCTACTGCGTGGTGAAAGGCTCCATCACCGTCGATGGCATCAGCCTGACGATCAACGACGTATCCGCTCACGGGTTCTCGGTCGCCATCATCCCCCATACCGCCAAAGTCACCACGCTCGGCCTCAAACAGGTCAACGATCCTGTCAATCTCGAATCCGACCTCATCGGCAAATACGTCGAACGCCTCCTCCAAGAACGCAGCCAGCTTCCGAAAACCACGCCGATCATCGATAAGGACTATCTGCAAAAGCGGGGATTGATCTGATGTCTTCAGCGGTTCTGCGTACGCTCCACGGTCACATTCTTCGGCGGCCCCTGTAATATCCATATTGTTCCCCCTCCTTCGTAAGGAGGGGCGAGGGGAGGTTGAGGTTTTGCCTGGAACGCAGGGTCAACGCGAGTGCGTGGCTTGACCTATGCCGTGTCGCGGAATAGACTGATGCCCCATGATACGGTCCTTCCGCTCAAAGGCGGCCGAGTCATTGTTTGCCGATGAAGACGTGCCGCGCTTTCGTGCGTTTGAGCGGATAGCCAGAAGGAAACTTTTAGTGTTGCACCGGGCGAAATCGCTCGATGATCTGCGTGTCCCGCCTGGAAATCGTTTGGAAGCGTTGAGCGGGAACCGAAAGGGGCAACACAGCATTCGAATCAACGACCAGTGGCGGATTTGTTTTGTGTGGGATCAGGGCGATGCCTGTGACGTTGAGATCGTGGATTATCATTGAGGTGCAGCATGGCGCGCAAACGGGTGCTTGAGCCGATTCATCCGGGAGAGATTTTGTTCGAAGATTTCATGAAGCCGATGGAGATCAGCATCAACCGGCTTGCCCGCGAGATCCACGTGTCGCCTGGGCGGATCAGCGCGATCGTCAACGGAAAGCGCGCTATCACGGCTGATACGGCGCTTCGGTTGAGCCGCTATTTGGGAACGTCGTCGGATCTCTGGATGGGGCTTCAAAGTGAGTTCGATCTGCGTGTGGCGAAGCGGGCCGTCGGGGAAGAAATCGAGCGGTGCATTCAGCAGCACGTGGCATGATTGGCTCCCTGTGGGGCGTCGTGAGGTTTCACGGCGTGTTGTACGGGCAGCAATGGCGGATCCGGCTCTTATGCGGATTGGCCTAAACTCTTTTGGACAACTAGCCCCATTTGGGGAGATGGAATCTGTAATGTTTTACTCGCGAAGAATCAACTCAGAAACACAGAAGGTTGAAGTCTGGGAATGTGAGTGGTCAAACAAGGGTACCGGAATGGCAAAGAAAGATTTTCTTCGCAAGATCGGTGACGAAGAGGATTTCGACTTTCATCAAGATGCCTATGGTGCTGCTGATGCTGTGTGCTGGGCTCCTGGCAGAACAATAGGCAATATAGCTGTTAGTTCAGAAGAAGCCTTCGGGATGTTTGTGGAAAAGGCTGGAAATGACGCGGTGCTCCCTTGCCAAATAATTCCGTCTGGAAAGTTCCGAAACGGCGCCAAACGCTGGTACTGCAAAACACATCAAA
The Nitrospira sp. genome window above contains:
- a CDS encoding MFS transporter codes for the protein MIASRSFLLICTVGIFCFISYNMVRMPVLALFAESLGAGPERIGLIVSVSTLTGVLLKLPSGALSDIYGRRFLLRIGVVAFGLPPFLYPFITDLNTLTALRFVHGLATAIFAPSALATVAELYRERRGAALGTYTACTQSGALLGPFIGGYLVYAAGFNWSFITAGVFGCVAIVLFYSLHLDVATPRVQQKGMQPLLAEMWKGFVVVARNRKVLITSSTDGAKMIANGALMAFLPLYGVAAGLNPGEVGLLFTVQAATSFFSKPIMGRVSDRMGRQPLIVIGLLICAATFVLMPHVALFPVLLLLSAGFGFGEAVVSSSSSALVADSSEFKTLGAGMGMQGTIMDIGHASGPLLAGVLIERMSYSSAFAIIAGIQLLAAASFWITMRNK
- a CDS encoding HigA family addiction module antitoxin; amino-acid sequence: MARKRVLEPIHPGEILFEDFMKPMEISINRLAREIHVSPGRISAIVNGKRAITADTALRLSRYLGTSSDLWMGLQSEFDLRVAKRAVGEEIERCIQQHVA
- the ribD gene encoding bifunctional diaminohydroxyphosphoribosylaminopyrimidine deaminase/5-amino-6-(5-phosphoribosylamino)uracil reductase RibD, which produces MTERTHDQQYMMQALRLAEKGQGKTSPNPMVGAVVVSKGRVVGQAYHHAAGQAHAEVLALRQAGSRATGATLYVTLEPCSHLKKRTPPCVPAVIQSGVRRVVVAMVDPNPLVRGKGVAQLRRAGLAVTVGVARREAETLNRAYGHWVRTTRPYVIVKAGMTLDGQIATAGGESKWITGLQSRREVHQLRSAVDGVIVGIGTVLHDDPSLTARRPPRLTVLAATQPCRIVIDSRLRIPRSAKILTQQRQAKTIIATTDAAPKARLRALEQLGIEVLVLPGERGRVSLKQFLALLGQRGMTSVMVEGGGELNAAFLNAKLVNHVRLYVAPTLLGGAQSKGVIGGASPRRLADAWKLKQVQTRLLGKDVVVEGDL
- a CDS encoding riboflavin synthase, giving the protein MFTGIVEEMGAVISLEKTLAGTKMTILASLVMSDLKIGDSVSVSGVCLTAISKGENNFTVEVSPETLSVTTLGQFTAGAPVNLERAMKLNERIGGHLVAGHVDGVGTIRSRHQEGNAIFFTIEAQPEVLRYCVVKGSITVDGISLTINDVSAHGFSVAIIPHTAKVTTLGLKQVNDPVNLESDLIGKYVERLLQERSQLPKTTPIIDKDYLQKRGLI
- a CDS encoding type II toxin-antitoxin system RelE/ParE family toxin: MIRSFRSKAAESLFADEDVPRFRAFERIARRKLLVLHRAKSLDDLRVPPGNRLEALSGNRKGQHSIRINDQWRICFVWDQGDACDVEIVDYH